A stretch of Desulfovibrio sp. UIB00 DNA encodes these proteins:
- a CDS encoding IS3 family transposase: MLELATDRRRFGSPRLHELLRREELVQNHKRTERIYQEENLSVRTRKLVKRPSHARIVQAGPAGPDE, encoded by the coding sequence ATGCTGGAACTGGCAACTGACCGGCGGCGTTTCGGTTCTCCGCGCTTGCATGAATTATTGCGCCGGGAAGAGCTGGTGCAGAACCACAAGCGGACAGAAAGGATTTACCAGGAAGAAAACCTTTCGGTGCGTACCCGCAAACTCGTGAAGCGTCCAAGCCATGCCCGTATTGTCCAGGCTGGCCCTGCTGGCCCGGATGAGCA
- a CDS encoding transposase gives MKRSRFTEEQIIGILRQAEAGVRVVDLCRQHGISDATFYKWRSKFGGMNISNAKRLRQLEEENARLKRLVGEQALDIVVLKDVISKNF, from the coding sequence ATGAAACGTAGCAGATTCACTGAAGAGCAAATTATTGGGATCTTGCGGCAAGCCGAGGCTGGAGTTCGTGTCGTTGATCTGTGCCGTCAGCATGGCATCTCGGATGCGACCTTTTACAAATGGCGCAGCAAGTTTGGCGGGATGAACATCTCTAATGCCAAGCGGTTGCGCCAGTTGGAGGAAGAGAACGCCCGTCTGAAAAGACTTGTAGGTGAACAAGCGCTTGATATCGTCGTCCTGAAGGACGTGATCTCAAAAAACTTTTGA